The genomic segment CTTCAATCGTCCTGGCCTCCACCGATCCTTCCTCCAGCACCCTTCTGTTGATGTTCTCTTCCAAGGGAACCTCCAAGTGAGTCTTCTCCTTCTCCACTGCCCAGGGGAAAGGGAAAACCATTAAGGTCAAATCCAGCCTGCGCGAAAACCCTCAGAAGAGGCAGGGTCTTCTCCAAAGCACTCCGAAGACTCAGCCGGAGTTCAGCCCCGGTGCTGGGAAAGAAAAGCGCCTGCTCTGCAGCTCTGTTTCTCCACCTCAAGGTGACAggaggtttctttttcccccatttggGTCTTAGACACAGCAAAGGACGCAGCACACAATAGCTGCAGGCAGCTCTTGCTTTCTCAACACCTCGTCCTTCAGCGACCGTAGGTGAAAAAGGAACagtcccccccctccaccccaccccctgcGGCTCTCAGGGCCTTTCTGTGGTACCACCAAACCTGTATCGGCattctccctctgctgctggtCTTTTCTGATCGTCTCCTCGATCTGGGCCCTGGTGACTTTGCCCGGAGTGACCTGCTTGGGCGACTTCCCTTTCAGCTTCGAGTCTTCCTCCTCCAGCAGGCGCTGCAGCTCCTTCTTGCGTTCCAACTGCTCCAGCCGccgcttctccctctcctcctggaAGGGAGAAAGGACCGGGTCACCTCCACCCTTACGCCTTCCATCACCCCCCGCAGCAGCAGAGGGATCAAACTACCCCTTAGAGAAGCAGGGAACCCCGCTTGAACAGCAACAAGCACCTCGCTTCTGCAGCTTACGCAGCACCGACCTCACCTTCTCAGAAGAAATGTTGGCAGGTTCCCCCCGACCTCCAGTGAGACAGCGAGCGCCCGTCCCGTCCCTCCAGAATAATAATTTCCCCCGTCCCCACCCGCGCTGGCTCCCCAGGACGTCAGTACCGTGAAACACAACCCTGCCGTCCAGAAGGAGCGGGAGGCACCAGCCAGGACTGCCGGCAATCGGATTAAGTTTTccacttttaattttaataagtGGTCGGAGGTTGAAAGTTCAGCGGTTGTTCGAGACAAGCCAGGCAAGAGGCTGAATCCGTCCTCAGGCCTGGCTCACGCTCTTCCTAAGAGCCAGGGCGGGCGGTTAGACCGAATCCAACAAGGCATACAGCTCTTGTGGTAATTTTAAAGTGCTTCTCAAGGAGTTTAAGAGCCACTCTGCCCTCCAAGGCCCAGGGAAGAGGGCGACAAGACCATGCAACAAGTCCCTAGGGGCTTTCACCTCTTTGGCTtcgggttttttattttttcctcctctcccaaaaCCCGTGAGGtttggcaaaaagaaagaaacgagTGAACATCTCTCTGGGGCAGCATCACATGCTGCAGAGCACTTCGCATTTAGGTTAGTTACATGGACACTTAATTACGGCTCTCATCCATTATTCACAGGGACGGCACGACGAGCTGATCGAGCGTTAACGGAACGGGTTTGCtcaaaggcagcagctgcccagcaAAACCACCCCAGCAGTAACGCAACCTGCTGTCTTCATCGGTGTTtaaggagcaggagcagagctaCACCCGTTGGGGTAAGGCCCTCTTCAGAGACGGTAAGCCGGGCTGGGCGTTGAGACTctattcaacaaaaaaaaaaaaaaaaacaaaaccaacccccatAAGTTGCTCCACGGCTTAAGAGTTTAAAGAAAAACCCATCAAAACACAGAATCAAAGCTCACAACCACTGAAACAAAACATGCCCTGGGGCTGCCGCTGCTTCCGTCAAGCGGAGCAAGGACCAGGCCTTTCAACCcggctgggaagggaagggaagggaaggaaaacctcGCCTACCTCCACTCTGAGCAGCTGGGGCCGAGGATGGAAGAAAAGCCATTAGAGGGACGAAGCCTTTATTACAACTGGCAGTCTTCAAATTCTTGGTCATTAAGTGCTTAGTGCCAGTGCCTTGAGACACAATGCCCCGGCAACTGGACCGTGCATGATTTCAAAGTGCAAACTCATTTATTTAAGACGTCGGCTTTCCCTGCCCGCTGTTTTCCTGTCAAGCCTCTCCCTCTTCTAGTAAAGGTTGAGTAAACAAACGTGCTCGGTCGCCCAGATTAGGAGGGATTTTGGCCACTCCTGGAACAGGCAGGGTGTCacgaggggagggggaagactgTTTTACCCCCTTAAAATGTTACATACAGGGATATGGCTGAGCAAGAGCAGCCACGGTGCTTTGTCCGCCCTCACTCAGCACAGCTCCAGGTGGGATCTCCGGCTCGGCCACCAGCTTCTGCTTGAGCGTCGGGCAGTTTTGAGGAAGAATATGGGAGAAACCCCCCAAACCGAAGAGATTAACGCACCCAAACAgaaggagggccacagaaatcaCGGAAAGGCCAGCAGTCAGGGAGAGTAAGCCATTTAATTAGACGTAAAGCGCGTGCAAGAGAAGCAGCGCTGCGTGTTCCGGATACCGGTACCGTGCCTAGAACATGGGATAGCGCAAAGAAATCATCCCCCGACCGCTCCTCCCGACTCCCGAAGCTCAGGGGTGACTGCACAAGGTAACGCAGAGAAGGTGCTGGCACACCCCAGCAGGCGCGGCTGGGGCTTGAATCATTCCGGAGACAGGGAAGGAGTGGATACACAAGTGCTAATGACCTCAAGAAAGGGAGCACGAcatttcagagcagaaatgtTATTTATAGGCAGAGAAGATTATCTTTTACCCCAGCTCATTACAGAAAGGGAAGTGTCCTGCGAGGCAGCTAGCTCAGCAGCCTGTCTCACATCACGCCGCCCAGCTGGGATGCCGACACGTCCGACGGAGCAGAAATTCAAGGATAATGCTCTGCTGCCCATAGCTCCTTTCAAACAAAACTCTCCAAAAAGGACGCATCCGCTTAACGAAGGGGAAACAGAGGCGCAAGCAGGGTGCagggccttcctcctgccctgcgAGCTGCAAGGGGACCTCCAGTTACCGctctcccccagctgctgctccccgcTCTCTGGCATTTACAATCGAGTTTCTATTTGCGGAAAGTAAATAAGCTGGCACCGTTACTAATTTGTCACAAGATCTGCAAAATCGACACGCTCAGGTTTCCCCAGCGGCCCGTCACGTCCAGGTCTGCTCCGCACCTTCCGCTGCTCCCGAAGCCCGAGGGGCCTGAAGCTGTCATTTTTTGGAAGGCTTTTCTCAGGTCAGGCCAAACCAAACTAATCCCTTTATGAATCAGCTTAAACGTCCTGATGAAAGAGATGTGGATTTGCCTCAGTGAAGCGTACCGCAAAGCTATTAGaaaactggaaaggaaattaatgatttttctccCTCAACGCTGCCACGCTCCGCAGGGCACCGGGAGGAGCAAGGGGTGAGACTTCTTCAGCTGGACACTTCTGTTCCCCAAGGATTTGTCCGTTAAAATGCCAGTTTCCAGCCTTGCCCGAGCAAGGAACAATTCATCGGCTTTCACAACAGCTTCCCACCTGCTAGCCAGGAGGAGAACAAGGTCCCACGCACACGGCTTTGAGAGCAAGCGGTCAATTGAAGCGGCAGCGCTCCCAATCAACCTCTTCGCGTGAGGCCCCGAGGAAGGCAGGAGAGCATCGTGCTGGCCTGGCGTGCCCGCTTCTCGCCCtggcagaagggcaaaagcaatgcaaaaaatgACGCAGTCAGAAGACAAGCGGGGCAGAACTGACCCGGAGTACGTCTAAGCGCTCGCTGAGGTACGCCAGAGCTTCGAGATGGGATCAAACATGCCCCTTCCATCGCCCGCAGGCAGTCAAAGCAAGCGTCGAAGGGATACTGGAGCCGGAGGAAGATGGTTCTGGGGTCTGAAGCCCAGCCTGGTGTCGTTGGGTATTTCCCCACGACATCTCTGTCCCCTGCATTGCTCCTTCAAGCCATTAGATTTCAGTATTGCGTACCTGGTACCCCACAGACGTCCTCCAAAGAGGGAAGAACGGTCATTCGACCTGTCTCGCACTTTAACTGAAGAAGAGCTGGTGCTCACAGCTGAGTAATTCTGCACTGAATcagaggagaggggggagagaaagTCACCGCTCGCCTGCCTGCGATGCCACTGCAGCGGGGACCTGTCGGTACGCGACCCTGCCAGCCCACACCCCGTGACTGAGGCGAACGGGAACGAGAAAGGCATAAAGAAAAGAGTCGCTGCTCCCTCGTGCACTATCTGCACTCTCCTAGCACAAGTACTCGCCCTGCGTTTGACTTGAATTTTTCCCCGGACCCTTTGTACACAAGTACAAAGCGTCTCCTCGCTCCCACATCATCCGCACGCCCTCCCTTCGCCATTCCCACCGAGGAGAGCCATGGGAGAGACCTCCGCGGGACGGTGCTGCCGATGCCACGCCGGGCAGAGAGAAGGGTGCCAAGGGGCTTTGAGCGGCCGCTGAACAAGGAGGAACCGCTTTCCTGGCAATATGGGCACTCAGCAAACAGAGCCCCGGCAAAATACAGCCTGAATGGGGAGAAGGGCTTGTCCTCCCTCGGCCAGACAGCCCTGGCGGGAGTTTGGGAAGGAGACTGGGAATTGGGCTGCGTCCTTCCAGCGGACACcttggctccagcagcagccccagccaatGAGATCTTCCTGCATGTGCTCGCAGGGCACAAAGTGGCCAAACCCAAGGTCACCAGAGAGAAGAAAGTCTGACTCCAGCTGCGAGACCTCTGCCCTTGACAGATACTCCACCAGTCCTTTCCTTCCCGTAATGCTCCAGCCGATTTAATGGTTTGTCACCCTTCCAAGCCTGCCCGCAGCTTCACCCGGGACGCACACGCGTCTGTGGCTGTTGCACCACCGGAGACACTTTAGCTAATTGCACGGAGAAAAACCACGCTGTCATCAGGCTGATGAGGACTGTCACGCTCTGAGCTGCAGTCTAACTTCGCATAGGAAGAACGAAGGCACAGAAAGGATGAAAACACCCAAATGTTACAGGAAAAGCAGTTACCTAGGTAAACTCCTGAGTATTCCAGCAAGAAGGATGGAGATTTTGCACTTTCCCGCCAGAGCTCTCCAGAGAAGGTAACAAGCTGTGACTTGTGCTGAAGTGCCAGAGGAGGAATACACACATCGCAGGCTGGTGACATTAGCTCAGATGTTCCTTTATGCATCACAGAGCCACCAAACGAGTGTCATCCTCTGTTAGCACAGGACGGTTGctcagagagcagggcagggtggcaTTTAAAGAAACCCCAGAACGCAGCAAAAGCAAACAACAGGACAGTCGTCTGGTGACAGCGAATCTCATGACAGCAGATGCGCATTTTGAACGTTCGGCTTCCCTACGCTCAAGTATTAACCTTGATGTGCATCGCTGCCCCGTCAGCGAGGCCACCAGACTGCCACGCAGAGCCACCAAACCCCGTAACAGAAACAGAGTTCTGCGCTTTCCCTTGTTTCACTGGGGCTCCAGTGATCCTCTGCGGGGAAAAAGGGATTTAAGGGGAGCACGGGGTTCTGTCTCAGCACGTCCCAAAGGCTTTCAGCCACTCCTGCCTGCTGGCGGTGCAGGAATTCAGAGGTGCTGCCCGGGTGCGCTGCGGTGCCGTTAATGTGTTACTGCCATCGCCCGGagagctggggaagagctggaagAGCTGCTCGGTGCTGGGTGGGAGGTGCTGAGAGCATCCTCCTACACGCAGCGCCATCCCCTCCTCCGGGTGCTGTAGCTGGGAGCGACACGAGTCCCTCCTGCAGCATATGGCCGTGGCCGGCAGCGTTATTTCCATGCTGGCACCAACTCCCGGGAAGTTTGACTCCTGTGAACCATTTCGTTTCTGTCCTCTCTAGGCTGAGGATGGAAAATAATTTACAATCTGAGTCACAAATCCCTTCCCCACCGGGATGCAATGGGGCACAGGCAGCTTCTTCCATTCTCCGTGGGTATATTCCAGCCTGATGACACGGGCGAAGCAGATGAGAAAGGTTTCACTCATTTATTTTGCCCCAGCAACCCACTCATTCCTGTCTCCTGGCCATTTGCTTCCCCTCACAAAGCCTCAGCCTTCGCTTTGGCTGTGGCAGCGTCTGCGTGCGGCTccggcagcagcagagcccccGTGAGAGTACAGTGAAGCTCCGAGCCTTTCTGGCAGGACAGTCCCCACCTGAGTGGAGAATTCTGCTGCCGTGAGCTGCAAGGTCCCCAGGCGGGTTCGTGGGAGGCAACCGCACTAAAACATGGCATTTGGGTAAAATTCAGACCTAGAGAGGGGACCAGAGAGAGGGGTTGGCTGAGCTATCACGTGGAAACAGCCTCACTGGTTTCATAAACTCCAGTCTGAGGCTCTGGGATGGACCCTGCTTTTCCAGTTCGCCAATTCCAGCTCACGACACGGCTCCCCTCTCCAGACTCCCATGCCCCTTGCCTGCGGGAGGCTGTTTTGGAAGCCCAGTCAAATAGGTCACTGTTGGCAAAATCTTAAGTAGAGTAATAATAAGTCCTTGTTCCAGGAAGTAATTAGGCAGCATTACAGGATTGCGTGGGGGAACAGCACACAGGACTCCAAATTCCAAACGTCAAGACACATATTAGGGGTGAACTCATGCAGATGTACACAGCACGCAGCTATCAAGGTCACGGGGACGCCCTGGCTTCCTGCCTGCCCGGCCAGCGTGCTCAAGTACCGACACACAAAGTTCACTAAGCACCGAATTCACAGAGCGGCACAAACCCAGTAACCCCATCAATCCCATTTACGTCATCAACAGAAGCCCTGTCTGCTTAGCACGACGACAGAGACATCATTTCAGAAGAGGCAGCTAAAGTAACACCAACAATTGTTTCTagaaaaatccacaaaaccagAAGGTAGATTTTGTCTAGAGCCGATGCAGGACAACGTCGAAAACCAAATCACCCAGAAATAAGCACTAAAACGCTCTGTTTATTGAACACCGAGGCAAATGTGCACCCAGGGTGGAGCGAGCTGCTAAGAGCAAACCAGAGAGAATCTTTTGAGAGAGAGACACGTCCTGATGCGTGGCACACCaagtcagggaggaaaaaaaaaaaaaaccaaacaaaactttgTAATCCTTAAtcctgctgatttctttttccttctacaaaaaaaaataaatcaaagaaaagttaagaaaggaaaagaaagaaaaaaaagctaacaaactGCTTGTCAAAAATCAAGCCCTGCAGCAGAGTTGCCGATCTTTTACTTAATTCAATTTTAAATGATTCCAACAATAAAGCTTTTACTGCCTCCCTTGGGAAGTCAGCTCTAAGCTCCACCAGATTTTGGAATTACACATCAAAGCTTACACTTCCTCCCACACTCAGCTTCTTTTAGCTCCCAGAGAAGCCACTAGTTCCAGCTCTTCTGCCTGAAACTAAGTGCAGGACAGGACAACGTGTGGAGGGACGGCTACAGCTGGGGGCAGAGAAGGAGAAGCAACCCTTTCTGAGCAAGCCTGGATCTCACGGGCTCAGCAAAGGACCAGCGAGAAGACACCCTTCTACCTGACTAGTCATTCACCTTCCTTTGTTCCTTCCTCATCACGTGTTTGTCTTCATCCTTCCAGTAGgcatcttccagctcctgctgacgCTTGGCATcggctgctgcctttgcctcagctTTCCTCGCGCGGGCAGCAGCCGACTTGGTATTTTCACCTTGGAACTTCTTGGGCATCACTCAAGGTgctctgtggaaaagaaaagaggttcaGATCCTCACCCTGGACAAGATCTCAGGTTCGCCATCACCCCCGGGAAGCAGGAACAGCTGAAGCCCACACCAGGAAAACCCCCTTTTCTTATTGCCTCATACTATTTCGAGATCCTGGGCAGAACAGATCTAGTAATCTCCCAGCTCATCCAGGAGGAATTCTGCTCACTCCACCCCAGATCCTCAGCAGGGGACAGTCCCTCCCACCTACTTATTGTGCTGCAATGACATGAGAAATCCAGCTGCTGTGTTCCTGGTATCGAGTCAGAAGCATCCCTGCCCTGCAAACCAACACGCTCTCTGCTGCTGAGTCAAAACGAAGGCGGGTGCTTTCGTTCTGCACTGGCAGGCTCCGAGGGGAATTCACTGCTGCCGGCAGCACAGCATGAAGCAGCACAAACACTGTTATCACACCCGCTGACTATCTGTACAGAAACGCAGCTCCATGGCCTCATTTAACTTGGATAAATGACCACGCAGGTGTGCCGTATTGATTTCCCCTATGTTGTCAGGGTAGGAAAAGTCCTAAAGCCAGGCACAACGGGAGCCAGAAAATTAACCGGGCAGCAAGAAAGGTCCTTCTTCTCAGCACACCCCCATGCAGACACCACACTCTGGATCTTAAATCTTTACTTTTAATGTCAGGCAACTCTTTGCTAAACAAGAAACAACAGAGAAGGGCTGCTGTTTAGGGCTGGTGCTCGAGCCTTGAGGTTTTCAAAGCCCAGGCTGGATTAAATCCCTTCTCCTCCACGATACGTGCTCTGACCCTTGCCGAAGGCCACGATCTGGGCAGGGCCCCAGGACAGCACAAGGTGTGGGAGGGCGAAGgacgtcccccccaccccaggggctgCTCCAGGCCCTCCTCCAGAGCCAGCCTGCCCCGAGCTGCCCCCACCCAGAGGGTGGCTCTCACCTGCCCAGGCCAGACCCCTACCGTGTGCCAGGGTCCCCAGCACCCTTCATTGCCCTGGGGCCCGATGGAGTACATCCCCCCCGGTGATGGAGCCGCCCCCCACCTCCCACAACAAGGTGTCATCTCCACCCTCCCACGACAgacaccccccccatcccacgacagagccccccccccccccccaagacagGGTGTCTGTGTGTCGTGTCGTCCCgcccacctcccctgccctcccccaagACGGAGCCCCCCCAGCTGCCCATTCCCCGTTAGCTCAGGACAGGGCCagctttcccccccacacaccctccccagACCCCCAGCCTCTCCCCCCCGCAGGGCCCAGGCCTCAGGCCTAAGCCCCCCACAACCATCACCCCTCCGCGGcctcccccccgcatcccccgCCGGCCCAGGCCTGCCCCccgcagccctcctcctctcccccggTTCGCCTCCGACTCGACTCGACTCGACTCGACTCGACTCgactcccctcccctcccctcccctcccctcccctccccgtcccgtcccgtcccgtcccgtcccgtcccgtcagGCCGCCCCCGCGGCCCAGGCCCGCTCCTACCCGGTCCCCGCCGCTCCGGCCGTCGCGCACGTTGCGCGTCACCGGGGCGCGCCGTCGCTCCCACGGGAGGGGCGGGGCCAGAGGCGACGGCGGCGCGTCAGGGCGTgggt from the Rissa tridactyla isolate bRisTri1 chromosome 22, bRisTri1.patW.cur.20221130, whole genome shotgun sequence genome contains:
- the CCDC124 gene encoding coiled-coil domain-containing protein 124, producing MPKKFQGENTKSAAARARKAEAKAAADAKRQQELEDAYWKDEDKHVMRKEQRKEEREKRRLEQLERKKELQRLLEEEDSKLKGKSPKQVTPGKVTRAQIEETIRKDQQQRENADTVEKEKTHLEVPLEENINRRVLEEGSVEARTIEDAIAVLSVGNDPDRHPERRMKAAFTAFEEVNLPRLKQENPNMRLSQLKQLLKKEWMKSPENPMNQRHKAYNSQK